Genomic window (Tolypothrix sp. NIES-4075):
CAACACTATTGCGAAAAATTGATTTGCTTGCCTAATATTGGAATTTCCTATAAAAAACCCAATATTCCTAAACCGAAAAAACCGCGCTCAGAATTTGGGCTAAAAGAAGAAGCCGTAGTATATTTATCCTGCCAATCTCTGTTTAAATATTTGCCACAGTATGACTATATTTTCCCAGCAATAGCTCAAAAAGTTTCCCAAGCTCAGTTTGTTTTTATATCTCACGGAAGTGATTATATCACTGAGATATTTAGGCAACGGCTCCAAGTTGCTTTTGCTGAGTTTGGCTTAAAAAGTGAAGAATATTGTGTAATATTACCTCGAATAGGTTGGGATGATTATTGTAATCTTAACTGTGTTTCAGATATATTTTTAGACACTTTCTTATGGTCAGGTGGTAATACCACTTTAGAAGCGATCGCCTGCAATTTACCTATTGTTACTTGTCCTGGTGAATTTATGCGCGGTCGGCATTCCTATGGGATTTTACAAATGCTAGGAGTCACTGACACAATTGCTAAAACTGAAGCGGAATATATCGATATTGCTACTAAATTAGGGCTAGACCAAAAGTGGAGAAACAGCATTGTTGAACAAATGGTAGAACGCCATTCCTATCTTTATGATGATAAAACTTGTATAGAAGCATTGGAAGAGTTTTATCGGCGCGTTATACGCGAAGATTAATAAATAAGGGATGCTCTATCTCAGTTATTTATAGAGCAATCCCTTTTTGTAAAAATATATTTTATAATTAAATCCTAAGTATCAAGATAGATTTGCCACATTTCTCTATAAGCTTTCTCCATCTGCTGGGTAAACTGTTCAGCATTCCATAATGGTGCTGTGTGACGTGATTGTTGCAGTTGCCAAGCGATTTTTTGCCGCAAAGCTGAGTCTTTACCTAAGCGAATACCCCAATCTACATATTCTTCATCTGTCCAGGCAATGCCTTGTGTAATACCAGCATTCATCATCATGGTGTAGCTGTTACGTGCGGCAAATTGTTCTCCTACTCTTGTAACTAAAGGAATCCCCACCCATAGAGTCTCTAAAGTGGTCGTTGCGCCGTTGTAAGGATAAGTATCTAAGACCACATCGGCAAGTGATAAATTAGCTCGGTGTATCGCTTCGGAACGAACCATTGGTAAAAATCGCAAGCGATCGCTATCCACTCCCTCTTCATTTGCAATCTGATCAAAAAAGCTTTTAATCGCTTCTTCTTCGGCTAATCCTTTAATCAAGAAGTAGCTATTTGGTACTGCTTTTAAAATTCTCATTTGCAAGCGAATAGTATCTGGATGTCGCTTGCAGCCCCCTTGGGCACTAAGATAGACTATGGCATCGCTAGGAATATTCAGATGTTCGCGGCGTAGGGTAGGCACACCTACCTCAAAACCATCCACTGCTATGTAAGTTTGGGGTAAGCGCCAGATTTTCTCTGAGTAGTAATTTTGAGCATCATCTGGCAGTACATAGGGATCGGCAATGAAATAATCAACCGCCGGTATTCCCGATGCATCCCAACCTAACCATGTAGCTTGTATCAAAGCAGGTTTTAGCGCCATCACTTCACAGCTAATATCTAAAGTGAGGCTATCTAAATCAATTAATATATCAATTTCATCTTGAGAAATTTTTTCAGCAATTTCTCGGCTATCTATTCCCATTTTGTGTGCGTGGTTGACCTGATTGGCATACCATTCTTGTAACGGGTCTTCTTTTTGTTTGTAATTAACAAAATAGCCATAAATTTCAAAGCGATCGCGGTTGTGATACTCAAATAACCATCGCGCTAACCACCCCACAGAATGCTGCCTTAAACAATTAGATAAATAGCCAATTTTCAAAGGTTTCTCTAATTTTTCACGCTTTTTAGATGGTAGCGATCGCCGCTTTTTATACCACTCTGCTTGCTCGTTAGCATAATTTTGTAGATTCGATTGGCACAAAGCCGCAACTTGATTTTGGATTTTTCGATTTTGCTTTAAAT
Coding sequences:
- a CDS encoding O-linked N-acetylglucosamine transferase, SPINDLY family protein, whose amino-acid sequence is MTLNSSLTNFASWQQQAEECLIQSDYYKAAIIYEQAIEAEPEVKSYYWHLGLMLLLHGQEAEAQTTWLMAMMEGEPEQIELWNEELALILKAEAERRSALADRSTAYLLRHHLGEIQRKNVNNLLHLIQLSIELETFTADELASWEIIELLRSKQPGEVDVNHLMQVLQLVLDCDPLHPLSRDFAEACLLHLEHFPKYFAVVLVAAINVAYSLLQPTQAVKLAELCQRIDAEDLELLRHLAAFYQNSGDYTKGIEIAKKCYSLLKPEALSDRVFANHLMLRGLMYAGGYREEAQKVVELQESLLRELVEQQPILNDCAQISRLLISTFFLPYLRDDLKQNRKIQNQVAALCQSNLQNYANEQAEWYKKRRSLPSKKREKLEKPLKIGYLSNCLRQHSVGWLARWLFEYHNRDRFEIYGYFVNYKQKEDPLQEWYANQVNHAHKMGIDSREIAEKISQDEIDILIDLDSLTLDISCEVMALKPALIQATWLGWDASGIPAVDYFIADPYVLPDDAQNYYSEKIWRLPQTYIAVDGFEVGVPTLRREHLNIPSDAIVYLSAQGGCKRHPDTIRLQMRILKAVPNSYFLIKGLAEEEAIKSFFDQIANEEGVDSDRLRFLPMVRSEAIHRANLSLADVVLDTYPYNGATTTLETLWVGIPLVTRVGEQFAARNSYTMMMNAGITQGIAWTDEEYVDWGIRLGKDSALRQKIAWQLQQSRHTAPLWNAEQFTQQMEKAYREMWQIYLDT